Part of the Faecalibacterium duncaniae genome, GAGAAATATATGATTACAGTATCGGGAAGTTGACAAAGCTACAAATCCTAATTTATCGAGCAGACAAGGAGGGAGAGCATGGAGTTATCCATACAGGAACGGCTAAAAGACCTGCGTGTGGAGCGTGGGCTGACATTGGAACAACTTGCGGAGCAGACCCATCTCTCCAAGTCTGCTTTGGGCAGTTATGAGGGGGACAAGTTCAAAGACATCAGCCACTATGCCCTTATTGAGTTGGCAAAGTTTTATGAAGTGACCGTTGATTATCTGCTGGGCCGCTCCCAAACAAAAAATCACCCAAACGCCGATCTTGCAGACCTGCGTTTGAGTGATGATATGATTGAACTATTGAAAAGCGGGCTGGTGGACAATTCCCTTTTGTGTGAACTGGCGACACACCCGGATTTTCCTCGGCTCATGGCTGACCTTGAAATTTATGTGAATGGCGTGGCAGGAAAACAGGTGCAGAGCGCAAACGCCATTGTGGACGCTGTGAGTGCAACAATTATGAAACAACACAATCCCGGCTTGACTGACCCGCAGTTAAGACAGCTTATCGCCGCCCACATTGACGATGACAGCTTTTGCCGCTATGTGATACAGCAGGACATAAACAAGATAGCCCTCGACCTGCGGGAAGCCCATAAGGACGATTTTTTCAGCGTCCCGGAGGATAGCCCACTGGAAGATTTTTTGCAGGCAGCCGAGGAAACCGCTAAAGAGGACAGCGACCCGGAGCAGGCGGCTATGATGTTTATCTGCAAGCGGCTCAAACTGAATTATAAGAAGCTGTCCGAGGAAGAAAAGAAATGGCTAAAAAGAATTGCACAAAAGTCTGACTTGCTGAAAAATCCAAAGCCCCAGCGGGGGAGAAAATAAGTGGGCGACAAAAACAAATTTTACAAACGGAGGATACCATGAAGAAAGACGATAGAGAAAGATGTTCGTGGGCAACCACAGAACTCTATAAAGAATACCATGATGAGGAATGGGGAAAGCCCGTTCATGATGATAGAAAACTATTTGAAATGTTGGTTCTTGAAGGTATGCAAGCCGGATTATCATGGCTGACGATATTAAATAAAAGAGCTGCATTTAAGGAAGCCTTCAACGAGTTTGATTATCAAAAAATTGCTCTCTATGACGAAACTAAAATTGATGAGTTAATGCAAAATCCCAATATTGTTCGCAATAGATTAAAAATTAAGTCGACAATCACAAACGCACAGCAATTTATCAAAATCCAAGAAGAATACGGAAGTTTTGATAAGTTTATTTGGTCTTATGTTAAGAATAGACCGATTCATAATCATTTCAAATCGGAAGCGGACATTCCTGCAACAACGCCACTTTCAGATAGAATCAGTAAAGACTTAAAAAAACGAGGCTTTAAGTTTGTAGGCAGCACGATTATATATGCGTATATGCAGGCAATCGGAATTGTAAATGACCATGTGAAAGGTTGCTATTTGTATGTACCAGAATAATTCAATATTTCGGTACAATTTATCGAGAGATAGCAAAGCCAGCCGAGCCAGTCAACGGTCAAGATGAACGGCGCATAAATGCGCCGCCGTTGACAGTCCCGCCCGTCTTTGCTAAAGGGTAATCAAGGCGGGAAAGCCCTAAAATGGCTTCACACCTATTTCAATAATTGGAGGAGATAAAAATGAGATCAGAAAAGGAAGTTTATGATATTGTTTTGAATTTTGCAAAAACAGACAAACGCATTCGCATGGTTACTTTGGAAGGATCTAGAACAAATACAAATATTCCGCCTGATGATTTTCAGGATTTTGATATTACTTTTTTTGTTACGGATATGGACAGCTTCACAAGTGATGATAAATGGCTAGATATATTTGGTGAAAGGTTGATTCTGCAAAAGCCGGAAGATATGGAATTATTTCCAGCTGTAGAAAAGGGATTTTCATATTTAATGCTGTTTACTGATGATGTTAAGATAGATTTAACTTTGCTGCCGCTGGAACTGATAGACGAGTATTTTACATGGGATAAACTGGTAAAGTTACTGTTGGATAAAGACAACCGTATCGTAAAGCCGCCAATACCAACGGATATAGACTACCACTTGCAGAAGCCTACTCAAAGAATGTTTGACGATTGCTGTAATGAATTTTGGAATACTACAACATATGTAGTAAAGGGCTTATGCCGCAAAGAAATTCTTTTTGCTATTGACCATATGAATGATATAGTACGGAAAGAATTGCTTCGCATGATTTCCTGGCTGATTGGTATCAAACAGGGATTTCATTTCAGTTTGGGAAAAAACTATAAATTTATGAAGCAATATGTCCCAGAGGAATTGTGGGAACGACTTATGTCCACTTATAATATGGATTCCTATCCCCATATGTGGGAATCCTTTGAACAATGTATGGCATTGTTCCGGGAGGTTTCGTCAGAAGTGGCATGCCAGTTGGATTACCAGTATCCACTATATGATGAAAAAATCAGTAATTATGTGATTCGGCAAAAGAAAAAATATGGCATTGAAGATGATAACAAATAAAATTTTTTCAATCGAAAAAATTTATTTTGATTATTCAATTTTGAAAAACTGAATACCTCAAAATCAGAAAGAGAGCGGCCAAGCACTTTGAGGGATTGGCCGCCTTGTCCACCCATCCAGCGGGGCGGCGGGCGGCGGTCAAGGCCGGGTGTAACCCCGTTCATTTCAGCCTTGACGGTTGCCCGCTGTCCTGCTACTTTTCCGGGAGTGTGGCCACAACTTCGGGACACTTTGTCCACAAGTCGGAGCGTAGGACGAGGGACGGGGGCTTTCATATACGCCCAGTCTGCTGTTGAAACCAGACCTGTGCTTACGGCTCTACGCCACGCAAGCACAGCCCTGTTTTCCTGCCGCTTCAAATGCCCTTGCCCTCCCCGGCGGCAACGGCATTTTCACGGCAACGCCGACAGAGCGTATAACACACTACACTTTGCTTCGCAAAGTCGTGTGCCAAATGGGGGCGTTGCCCCCTTTGGAAACCCCCACAAGAAAAGGCGGTACGCTACCCCTCCACGGGGCGCATACCGCCTTTTCTTGTTATCCAGCCCTCCGGCTGTATCGGTTGAGCAAAAGTCAGCGTGGGATTGATGTGGTATCTTTATCTAAGTGAAACCCCGCCCTCCCACTTCGAGACCGCCTGGCGCGAGACATTCAGCTGATTGGCCAGTTCCTCCTGGCTCCATCCATTCTGGCGGCGGAGAAGGGCAATTTTTTCTGCTAAGATCATAGTGTTCTCTTTTCTGCCGCAGGGCGGCGTATCAATGGATTCCGGCGGACGTCCTCTATGCTGTTATCATAGCAGATTTTCCAGTTGACAACCACCAATTGCGGCTTGAAATTTGTCAACCAGCGGTTGCAGCCACGCAAAAACCGCCTGCACCCAGCATAATCGCATGGGCACAGGCGGTTTTGTTTCTACCATTTGTTACTTCAGCAGGTTATTATCCGCGAAGTAGTCAATGCGCATGGCTTTGCGGACATTGGCCAGGGTGGCGGCAGCGGTCTTTTCGGCCACGGCGCTGCCTTCCTTCAGGATCTCCACGACCTCGGGCAGGCGCTGCTCCCACTCCTTGCGGCGGTTGCGGATGGGCTCCAGCTCGGCCTGCATGACGGCGTTGAGGAACTTCTTGATCTTCACGTCGCCCAGACCGCCACGCTGATAGTGGGCCTTGAGCTCATCGAGGTTCTGGTACTCCGGCAGGAACTCGGCAAAGTGCTCGGGGCGGCTGAAAGCGTCCAGATAGATGAACACGGGGTTGCCCTCCACCTTGCCGGGGTCCTGCACCCGCAGGTGGTTGGGGTCGGTGTACATGGACATGATCTTCTTCTTAATGTCCTCGGGCTCATCCGACAGGTAGATGCAGTTGCCCAGGCTCTTGCTCATCTTGGCCTTGCCATCGATGCCGGGCAGGCGCAGGCAGGCGGCATTCTGGGGCAGCATGATCTCAGGCATGGTCAGGGTCTCGCCGTAGACGGCGTTGAACTTGTGCACGATCTCGCGGCACTGCTCCAGCATGGGCATCTGATCCTCACCGGCCGGCACAGTGGTGGCACCGAATGCCGTGATATCCGCTGCCTGGCTGATGGGGTAGGTGAAGAAGCCCACCGGGATGCTGGTCTCGAAGTTCCGCATCTGGATCTCGCTCTTCACGGTGGGGTTGCGCTGCAGGCGGCTCACCGTGACCAGATTCATATAATAGAAGCTCAGCTCTGTCAGCTGAGGCACCATGGACTGGATGAAGATGTGGACCTTGTTGGGGTCCAGACCGCAGGCCAGATAGTCCAGTGCCACCTGCAGGATGTTCTGGCGGACCTTCTCCGGGTTATCGGCGTTGTCCGTCAGGGCCTGCGCGTCAGCGATCATAATATAGATCTCGTCGAACTTGCCGGTGTTCTGCAGGCGCACGCGCTCCTTCAAAGAGCCAACGTAGTGGCCAACATGCAGGCGGCCCGTGGGACGGTCGCCGGTCAGAATGATCTGTTTCATTGTAATTCTTCTCCTCAAAAGTCTCCTTGCTCCGCCTTGCCTTTTCCGAAAAACGTTCTGCTTCTGCCAAGGGCTCCCCTACCAGGGGAGCTGGCCGCCGCCAGGCGGACTGAGAGGTTTAATCGTTATTTATAAGTATATCCCCCGCCGCATTCGCTGTCAACAAAAAGAAAAAAGCGATGGAACATTTCCATCGCTTTACTGGCGCCTCTTGCCTGACTCGAACAGGCGACACCCTGATTAACAGTCAGGTGCTCTAACCGACTGAGCTAAAGAGGCATCTATATAAAACGGCATACAGCCGTTTTACTACTATAAAATGGTGACCCGTACCGGAATCGAACCGATGTTAAAGGCGTGAGAGGCCTCTGTCTTAACCGCTTGACCAACGGGCCATACGTCCATTTTCGCATCGGGGTTTCGCTCCCGACTCGATTATTTTAGCATAGCAGTCGTACTTTGTCAACAGGAAATTTCAAGTTTTTCAGAAATTTGTGCTGCGGGCCTCCCGCCCCGGTTTTTCCGCTCTGGGATACCCAGTTGCATCCAGAATCGACAAAATATTATCAAAGTTGTGTTTTGGGTCTCTTTTCTTTATTTTGTTCGCCGCGGTTCCCCTTTCTTCTTATGAAATCACTTCAAACAGCTAAGATTCTGAATAAAATTTGTTACATTTATAAGAACCTTTTGTTTCCTCTGGTTGATTTTGGAACGTTTTTATGTATAATGGTAAACAGGAGAATACGCATCTGTATTTCTTCATCGCCCGCGCTGCCCATTGGCTAAGGGCATGTGCGTCGCGCGATCAGAATTGATCTGAACGAAAGAAGAGGTATAAGTATCATGGCAAAGGTAGATCTGAGCAAGTACGGCATTACCGGCACGACCGAGGTCGTGTATAACCCCTCTTACGAGCAGCTGTTCGAGGAAGAGACCAAGCCCGGCCTGGAAGGCTACGAAGTGGGCAAGGTCAGCGAGCTGGGCGCTGTGAATGTTATGACCGGCATCTACACCGGCCGTTCCCCCAAGGACAAGTTCATCGTGATGGACGAGAACTCCAAGAACACCGTTTGGTGGACTAGCGACGAGTACAAGAACGACAACCACCCCGCTTCTGAGGAAGCCTGGGCTGCCGTGAAGGAAATTGCAAAGAAGGAGCTGTCCAACAAGCGCCTGTACGTTGTGGATGCTTTCTGCGGCGCAAACAAGGACACCCGCATGGCTGTCCGTTTCATCATGGAAGTGGCCTGGCAGGCACACTTCGTCACCAACATGTTCATCAAGCCCACCGCTGAGGAGCTGGAGAGCTTTGAGCCTGATTTCGTTGTTTACAACGCTTCCAAGGCCAAGGTCGAGAACTACAAGGAGCTGGGCCTGAACTCCGAGACTGCTGTTATGTTCAACATTACCAGCAAGGAGCAGGTCATCGTCAACACCTGGTACGGCGGCGAGATGAAGAAGGGCATGTTCTCCATGATGAACTACTTCCTGCCGCTGAAGGGCATTGCTTCCATGCACTGCTCCGCCAACACCGATATGGAGGGCAAGAACACTGCCATCTTCTTCGGTCTGTCCGGCACCGGCAAGACCACCCTGTCCACCGATCCCAAGCGTCTGCTGATCGGCGATGACGAGCACGGCTGGGACGACAACGGCGTGTTCAACTTCGAGGGCGGCTGCTACGCAAAGGTCATCAACCTGGATAAGGACTCCGAGCCCGATATCTACAACGCCATCAAGCGCAACGCTCTGCTGGAGAACGTCACTCTGGATGCTGAGGGCCACATCGACTTCGCTGACAAGTCTGTCACCGAGAACACCCGTGTGTCCTACCCCATCAACCACATCCAGAACATTGTCCGCCCCATCTCTTCTGCACCTGCTGCAAAGAATGTCATCTTCCTGTCTGCTGACGCATTCGGCGTTCTGCCTCCTGTCTCTATCCTGAGCCCCGAGCAGACCCAGTACTACTTCCTGTCCGGCTTCACCGCCAAGCTGGCCGGCACCGAGCGCGGCATCACTGAGCCCACCCCCACCTTCTCCGCTTGCTTCGGCCAGGCTTTCCTGGAGCTGCACCCCACCAAGTACGCTGAGGAGCTGGTCAAGAAGATGCAGATGAGCGGCGCTAAGGCTTACCTGGTCAACACCGGCTGGAACGGCACCGGCAAGCGCATCTCCATCAAGGACACCCGTGGTATCATCGATGCTATCCTGAACGGCGATATCAACAACGTGCCCACCAAGAAGATCCCCTACTTCGACTTCGAGGTTCCCACCGTCCTGAACGGTGTTGACACCGGCATCCTGGATCCCCGTGATACCTACGCCGACGCTTCCCAGTGGGAGGAGAAGGCCAAGGATCTGGCTGGCCGCTTCATCAAGAACTTCAAGAAGTACGAGGGTAACGAGCACGGCAAGGCTCTGGTCTCTGCCGGCCCCCAGCTGTAAGCTCTGATCCCAGCATTTTTCTTCTGAACTCCATATAAAATATCCCCCGCTGCCTGTCCATTGACCGAACAGGCGGTGGGGGATTTGTGTTTTGGAGCAGGTAAACAAAGCGTCGATTGCCTTTTGGTGCGTGGTATGCTATCCTTTTTCCAAAGGATGTGAGCACAATGGATGCGAAAACGTTCGGGGCATTTCTCGCCCGGATGCGCAAGTCACAGGGATTAACACAGGCAGAGCTGGCCCAGCAGCTACATGTAACAGATAAGGCTGTCAGCCGATGGGAACGCGGGGTCGGCCTGCCGGACATCAACACGCTGGAACCACTGGCCGACGCGCTGGGGCTGACCCTTGCCGACCTGATGCACTGCCGTGACCCGCAGGAAGCAGATATTGCACCGGAAGTCCCGCTGGAAGATTTCTTTACCCTGCTGCGTCGTCAACAATCCATTGACTGGCGCTCGGTACGGGCAGTTTTGTTTTGGCTCAGTGCCGCACTGGCCATCTGGGGCATCCTCGCCTGCCCGGGCCGGATGGCCGTCCACTGGCGTACCCTGAGCAATGGGAACCTGCAGGCAGACGGCTGGCTTCCCTCCTGGGTGTTTTTCCCATTGTTTGTCGGGATAGAATTTCTCTCGCTGGAGCTCTGGAACAACTTTGAGCAGACCGGCTACTACCGACACTGGGGTGAGATAGGTGCCTCCGTCACCCGCTCCATGAACTTCTGCTCCCCTGCTGTCCGGCTCTGGAAGTTTGTGCTCGACCTGCTGTTCTTCTTCGGGTTCGGCTTCGCGATCCCCTGCGCTGAGATGATGGCGATTCTGATCAACTGAAAAAAAAAAAAAAGAAAGCCCTCCCGTCGCTCAAGCGAAAGGAGGGCTTTCTATCATCTTATCAGAAGTTTCCCCGTTCTTCTATTCCTCTGATTATAAGATCATTTACTTTTCGTTCTTTGCCCGGCGTTCTTTCAGATCGCTTTCCATCTGCGCCAGCGTCTTTTTATCCAGATTGAACACCACGCCGTACGCAATGATCATCATGATATAGCTTCCCAGATACATGATCGGCACCAGATAGCGCATCCGGGTTGCCACTTCGATCGTCTGTGCAGCCTTCAGAGATGCATCATAGCCCAGTTTGGTTGCCAGAACAAGGCCCAGAGAAGGTCCGATGCCCTGTGCAAGCTTACGGAAGAAGGAGTGCAGTGCATAGGTAGTGCCTTCTTCTCGCACACCAAATTTCCACTCGTTATAATCGATCGCATCTGCCATCAGAGACCAGCTCAGGCAGCTTCCGATACCGCCGCCCAGCATTGCAATGACCTGACACAGGACATAAAGGCCGAGGCCCCGGCTGTCCGGTGTGATGGGCAGAACCAGCATCAGGACGTATGCCAGCGCACAGACTGCTGAACCAAAGGTCACAGCTTCCTTCTTGCCAAAGCGCTTGACGATACGGCTTACAAAAGGACTGAAAATGAAAACGCCAAAGTAGGAGATCATACCCACAATGCCGGAGATCTTTGCATTCTTGAAATAAGCCTGGAACAGGATCTGACCTGCAGTAGAGGCACCATACATACCAATAAACGTTGCCACAGGTGCCAGCGTTGCGCCCACAGCCGGGCGGTTATGGATAAAGTTGTTGAACGCCTTTATGATGTTGAACTTTGGTGCATCCTCTTTCAGAGTGATCGTGGTGTCCACACGCACCTTTGTGTTCGTGACCATAAAGCGGAAGCAGACCAGACCGATCACACCCATGACCAGAGCAATGCCAAACATCTGCTCACCACGCAGGTTGTTCTGGTTATCATAAATGATCACCGGAATCAGCATGCCGGTAAGAAGCGAACCAGCCATAGAACCAATGGAGCGGAAAGTCGACAGCTGTGCACGCTGGATCGGGTCATCCGAAATCAGAGACAGCATCGAGCCATACGGCACATTTGCAACGGTGTAGAAAGCATCCCAGATCATATAGCCTGCCACAAACAGAATATTCTTGACCATACCGGGAGCCTGCGGGAACGGCAGATAGCAAAGTGCACCAGCCACGGTCAGTCCGATCGCACCGAACCAGATATAGGCAAGGAACTTGTTCCGGCGGTACTTATGTGTATCCGCATCTACCATTGCTCCGATAATAGGATCGTTGATTGCGTCCCAGATCTGCACGATCAGCAGAAGGGATGCCATCAGGTAGTTGTCGATCCCCATAAACTGCGTCCAATAAATCGTCAGGTAGCCTTTGAGTGCAAAACTCATATTGCAGCCAAAGTCACCCGCTGCGTATGCAAGTTTATCACGCAATCCAAACCCTGCAGACGCATCCACTGTTGATTTCCCCATGAAAATACTCCTTTCTGAATTTTCCGGACAATTTTGGCACACCGCCCGCAAGCCGTATGCATATTTATGAATCCATGATACGGCATCTCTTTCCAAAATGTTAGAATTTTTTTACGATTCCGCCTGAAGAATTTACGATTTAAAAGTATTTCTTGTTGTATTCTTTAATTCGTGCAGCGTTTTCGTGATTCTGCACAAGCAATCTTTTCTTTTTTTGTATGCAAAATATTTTTTCTTAGCCGAATCTTTTCTTTGTTGAGAATGGCGTTGTGCGCCGAACATAAAGCAAGGGCCATTGCACGAGAATCTGTGCAATGGCCCTTGCTTTCTATTGTTTCTTATTTCGCCGCCTCAAACTCGGCTTCGATCTCCTTCGAGGGGGCGGGGGTGACCAGGCTGACCACCACGCAGACCAGCAGTGAGGTCAGGAAGGCGGGCAGCAGCTCATAGATGCTGAACACGCCGCCCAGCGGACTGATGAGGTACTTCCAGACAAAGACCATCAGGCCGCCGGCGAGCATCCCGGCCAGCGCACCCTGCCAGTTGCAGCGCTTCCAGAACAGGGCGCAGAGCATCACGGCACCATACGCACCGCCGAAACCAGCCCATGCAAAGCTGACGATGCCGAACACGCTGGAATTGGGGTCACGGGCCAGCACCACGCCCACCACACTGACGCAGACGATGGTCAGGCGGGCAGCAAACAGGCTCTGGCGTTCGGTCAGCTTCATGTGGCCGAATTCCTGCAGGATATTCTGGGAGACGCTGGACGCGGCAGCAAGCATCTGGCTGTCGGCGGTGGACATGGTGGCAGCAAGGATGCCCGCCAGGATCAGGCCCGCCAGAACGGCTGCCAGAATGCCGTGCTGTGCAATGAGGTTTGCAATGCGGACGATGACCGTCTCGCTGGAGGAGCCGCTCAGGTACTCCAGCGCGCCCGCCTTGGTCATGCCAAGGCCCACCATGCCGATGATGATGGAGGCGGTCATGGCAATGACGACCCACACGCTGGCAATGCGGCGGCTGAGCACCAGCTTCTTTTCATCCTCAATGGCCATGAAGCGGAGCAGGATGTGGGGCATTCCGAAGTAGCCCAGGCCCCACGCCATGGTGGAGACGATGTCCAGCAGGCTGTACGAGGTGGCCGTGCCCTCAGCGGCGTTGTGGCTGGCCATCATGGTCAGGTAGCCGGGCAGGCTCTGAGCGTTGGCCACAACGGCATCCCAGCCGCCTGCCGCGCCAATGCCGTACACCAGCACAGCCACAAGGGCCAGGCTCATCACGATGGACTGGATGAGGTCGGTGGTGGTAACAGCGCGGAAGCCGCCCGTGATGGTATAGCCCACGATGACGCAGGCCGAGACCACCATGGCCGCCATGTAATCCACGCCGAAGAGGCTGTGGAACAGCTTACCGCAGGCGGCAAAGCCCGAAGCCGTGTAGGGCACAAAGAACACGATGATGATCACCGCGCCCAATGCGTTGAGCAGATTGCGCTGGTCGTGGAAGCGCAGGGACAGGAACTGGGGCACGGTGATGGCTTCCAGATTGGCCGAATACCGCCGCAGCCGCCGGGCCACGATGAGCCAGTTCAGCCAGGTGCCCAGCGCCAGGCCGATGGCGGTCCAGCCGGGCGAGGCGATGCCGGTGAGGTAGGCAAGGCCCGGCATTCCCATCAGCAGCCAGCTGGACATATCGCTGGCTTCGGCGCTCATGGCCGTGACCAGCGGGCCCATTTTGCGGCCGCCGAGGTAGAAATCGGTGCTGTCGTTGTTGGACTTGCTGTATGCAAACCCAACCAACAGCATTGCCACCAGATAGATGATGATGGTGGCGATGATGCAGATGTTGGTCATATACTTTTTCCCCCTTGTCTTTCCAAATGAAAGTACACTTCGATTTTACCACAGTAAAGCATCAAAGTGCAAGTCTTTTGGCAAAAATTTGTCCTGATTCGCCAAAAGTCCACGAGTGGCGGACAAAAAGTTTTCAAATTGACCGGAAACATCCGGCCCCGGGATTTTTCTTGCAAAATCCCGGAAATCTGTTATACTACCAATCCAGGGGGTTAGTGTATATGAAAGAATCCAAAACCATACAAGCTGTACCGGGCTCCGGTGTGGTGTGGCAGGCCTTCCGGGCCGCCGCACCCCAGACCGTGCCGGTTTTTGCAGGCTATCTCGTGCTGGGCATGGGCTACGGCATCTATGTGCAGAGCCTTGGCCTGCCCGTCTGGATGCCTATGCTCATGGGCACCGTGGTCTACGGCGGCTCGCTGGAATTTGTGCTGGCAAGCCTGCTGCTGGGAGCCTTTTCCCCGCTGTCGGCTTTTCTGATGGCGCTGATGATCCAGGCACGGCACCTGTTCTACGGTCTGGCCATGCTGGAGCGGTACAAGGGCTACGGCCTGCGCAGCTTTTACATGATCTTTGCCATGAGCGACGAGACCTTTTCCATCACCTGCTCTGCAGAGCCGCCGCAGGGGATCGACCGGGGCTGGTTCATGTTCTTCATCACCCTGCTGGACCAGTTCTACTGGGTCGCCAGCGCCGGGCTGGGGGCCGTGGTGGGGTCGGTGCTCCCCTTCAGCACCAAGGGCGTGGATTTTGTGATGACCGCCATGTTCGTGGTCATCTTCCTCAACCAGTGGGAAAAGGAAAAGCAGCATTACAGCGGCATCATCGGGCTGGCCGTGCCGCTGGTCTGCCTGGTCCTTTTTGGTTCCGGCAGCTTCCTGCTGCCCTCCATGGCCTGCATTCTGGTGCTGCTGCTGGTTTTGCGCAAGCCCATTGAGCGGGCCAACGGCATCGTCCCCGGCCAAACCGAGAAGCAGAAGGAGGCAGCGCAATGACCACGTTCCAGATGGGCCTGACCATTGCAGTGTGCACGGCGGCGACCATGCTCACCCGCTTTCTGCCCTTTTTGATCTTTTCCTCCAAGGACCAGCAGCCGCCCGAGGTGGTACAGTATCTGGGCCGGGTGCTTCCCGCCGCCATCTTCGGAATGCTGATCCTCTACTGCCTGAAAAGCGTCACACCCTTTGCGGGCAGTCACGGCATCCCCGAGGCCATTGCCGTTGCTGTGACCATCGCCCTGCACCGGTGGAAGCACCAGACACTGGTCTCCATCACTGGCGGTACGGTGTGTTATG contains:
- a CDS encoding sodium/proline symporter translates to MTNICIIATIIIYLVAMLLVGFAYSKSNNDSTDFYLGGRKMGPLVTAMSAEASDMSSWLLMGMPGLAYLTGIASPGWTAIGLALGTWLNWLIVARRLRRYSANLEAITVPQFLSLRFHDQRNLLNALGAVIIIVFFVPYTASGFAACGKLFHSLFGVDYMAAMVVSACVIVGYTITGGFRAVTTTDLIQSIVMSLALVAVLVYGIGAAGGWDAVVANAQSLPGYLTMMASHNAAEGTATSYSLLDIVSTMAWGLGYFGMPHILLRFMAIEDEKKLVLSRRIASVWVVIAMTASIIIGMVGLGMTKAGALEYLSGSSSETVIVRIANLIAQHGILAAVLAGLILAGILAATMSTADSQMLAAASSVSQNILQEFGHMKLTERQSLFAARLTIVCVSVVGVVLARDPNSSVFGIVSFAWAGFGGAYGAVMLCALFWKRCNWQGALAGMLAGGLMVFVWKYLISPLGGVFSIYELLPAFLTSLLVCVVVSLVTPAPSKEIEAEFEAAK
- a CDS encoding DNA-3-methyladenine glycosylase I yields the protein MKKDDRERCSWATTELYKEYHDEEWGKPVHDDRKLFEMLVLEGMQAGLSWLTILNKRAAFKEAFNEFDYQKIALYDETKIDELMQNPNIVRNRLKIKSTITNAQQFIKIQEEYGSFDKFIWSYVKNRPIHNHFKSEADIPATTPLSDRISKDLKKRGFKFVGSTIIYAYMQAIGIVNDHVKGCYLYVPE
- the pckA gene encoding phosphoenolpyruvate carboxykinase (ATP) — protein: MAKVDLSKYGITGTTEVVYNPSYEQLFEEETKPGLEGYEVGKVSELGAVNVMTGIYTGRSPKDKFIVMDENSKNTVWWTSDEYKNDNHPASEEAWAAVKEIAKKELSNKRLYVVDAFCGANKDTRMAVRFIMEVAWQAHFVTNMFIKPTAEELESFEPDFVVYNASKAKVENYKELGLNSETAVMFNITSKEQVIVNTWYGGEMKKGMFSMMNYFLPLKGIASMHCSANTDMEGKNTAIFFGLSGTGKTTLSTDPKRLLIGDDEHGWDDNGVFNFEGGCYAKVINLDKDSEPDIYNAIKRNALLENVTLDAEGHIDFADKSVTENTRVSYPINHIQNIVRPISSAPAAKNVIFLSADAFGVLPPVSILSPEQTQYYFLSGFTAKLAGTERGITEPTPTFSACFGQAFLELHPTKYAEELVKKMQMSGAKAYLVNTGWNGTGKRISIKDTRGIIDAILNGDINNVPTKKIPYFDFEVPTVLNGVDTGILDPRDTYADASQWEEKAKDLAGRFIKNFKKYEGNEHGKALVSAGPQL
- the trpS gene encoding tryptophan--tRNA ligase — protein: MKQIILTGDRPTGRLHVGHYVGSLKERVRLQNTGKFDEIYIMIADAQALTDNADNPEKVRQNILQVALDYLACGLDPNKVHIFIQSMVPQLTELSFYYMNLVTVSRLQRNPTVKSEIQMRNFETSIPVGFFTYPISQAADITAFGATTVPAGEDQMPMLEQCREIVHKFNAVYGETLTMPEIMLPQNAACLRLPGIDGKAKMSKSLGNCIYLSDEPEDIKKKIMSMYTDPNHLRVQDPGKVEGNPVFIYLDAFSRPEHFAEFLPEYQNLDELKAHYQRGGLGDVKIKKFLNAVMQAELEPIRNRRKEWEQRLPEVVEILKEGSAVAEKTAAATLANVRKAMRIDYFADNNLLK
- a CDS encoding AzlC family ABC transporter permease encodes the protein MKESKTIQAVPGSGVVWQAFRAAAPQTVPVFAGYLVLGMGYGIYVQSLGLPVWMPMLMGTVVYGGSLEFVLASLLLGAFSPLSAFLMALMIQARHLFYGLAMLERYKGYGLRSFYMIFAMSDETFSITCSAEPPQGIDRGWFMFFITLLDQFYWVASAGLGAVVGSVLPFSTKGVDFVMTAMFVVIFLNQWEKEKQHYSGIIGLAVPLVCLVLFGSGSFLLPSMACILVLLLVLRKPIERANGIVPGQTEKQKEAAQ
- a CDS encoding helix-turn-helix domain-containing protein, with protein sequence MELSIQERLKDLRVERGLTLEQLAEQTHLSKSALGSYEGDKFKDISHYALIELAKFYEVTVDYLLGRSQTKNHPNADLADLRLSDDMIELLKSGLVDNSLLCELATHPDFPRLMADLEIYVNGVAGKQVQSANAIVDAVSATIMKQHNPGLTDPQLRQLIAAHIDDDSFCRYVIQQDINKIALDLREAHKDDFFSVPEDSPLEDFLQAAEETAKEDSDPEQAAMMFICKRLKLNYKKLSEEEKKWLKRIAQKSDLLKNPKPQRGRK
- a CDS encoding MFS transporter; this encodes MGKSTVDASAGFGLRDKLAYAAGDFGCNMSFALKGYLTIYWTQFMGIDNYLMASLLLIVQIWDAINDPIIGAMVDADTHKYRRNKFLAYIWFGAIGLTVAGALCYLPFPQAPGMVKNILFVAGYMIWDAFYTVANVPYGSMLSLISDDPIQRAQLSTFRSIGSMAGSLLTGMLIPVIIYDNQNNLRGEQMFGIALVMGVIGLVCFRFMVTNTKVRVDTTITLKEDAPKFNIIKAFNNFIHNRPAVGATLAPVATFIGMYGASTAGQILFQAYFKNAKISGIVGMISYFGVFIFSPFVSRIVKRFGKKEAVTFGSAVCALAYVLMLVLPITPDSRGLGLYVLCQVIAMLGGGIGSCLSWSLMADAIDYNEWKFGVREEGTTYALHSFFRKLAQGIGPSLGLVLATKLGYDASLKAAQTIEVATRMRYLVPIMYLGSYIMMIIAYGVVFNLDKKTLAQMESDLKERRAKNEK
- a CDS encoding aminoglycoside 6-adenylyltransferase AadE: MRSEKEVYDIVLNFAKTDKRIRMVTLEGSRTNTNIPPDDFQDFDITFFVTDMDSFTSDDKWLDIFGERLILQKPEDMELFPAVEKGFSYLMLFTDDVKIDLTLLPLELIDEYFTWDKLVKLLLDKDNRIVKPPIPTDIDYHLQKPTQRMFDDCCNEFWNTTTYVVKGLCRKEILFAIDHMNDIVRKELLRMISWLIGIKQGFHFSLGKNYKFMKQYVPEELWERLMSTYNMDSYPHMWESFEQCMALFREVSSEVACQLDYQYPLYDEKISNYVIRQKKKYGIEDDNK
- a CDS encoding helix-turn-helix domain-containing protein produces the protein MDAKTFGAFLARMRKSQGLTQAELAQQLHVTDKAVSRWERGVGLPDINTLEPLADALGLTLADLMHCRDPQEADIAPEVPLEDFFTLLRRQQSIDWRSVRAVLFWLSAALAIWGILACPGRMAVHWRTLSNGNLQADGWLPSWVFFPLFVGIEFLSLELWNNFEQTGYYRHWGEIGASVTRSMNFCSPAVRLWKFVLDLLFFFGFGFAIPCAEMMAILIN